Proteins encoded together in one Labeo rohita strain BAU-BD-2019 chromosome 21, IGBB_LRoh.1.0, whole genome shotgun sequence window:
- the dipk1b gene encoding divergent protein kinase domain 1B, which produces MPRSLRRLVHLVLFCPLSKGLQSRLPAVKVKYLLVAWFGILVASWVIYMQYSSYSELCRGHVCTMLICDHYRRGIISGSVCKSLCEEKTLSLQRCLSTSPTHQIYSAVWKEKAVLVKCGIEESMRGENGLDSPLRHDNNLYDKPTRGTSMDEFRAMLHSFLKDSVGEQSSLSTLVTRVISLADVNGDGKVSLAEAKSVWALLQINEYVLMVALQDKEHAPRLLGFCGDLYVTEHVAHSALFRLEVPSWLQPVFPEALGTALNQWLAPAWPRRARITIGLLEFVEEVFHGVYGSFYICDASPRRVGYNAKYDFKMADLQSIASEATVKGFLRGRTCEANVDCTYGRDCTATCDRLARQCNVEVVQPNLAKVCALLQDFLLFGAPLDLREDLEKQLRTCVTLSGLASQMEVHHSLVLNNLKTLLWKKISNTKYS; this is translated from the exons TCCCGTTTACCTGCAGTTAAGGTCAAGTACCTGTTGGTGGCGTGGTTTGGGATTCTGGTGGCCAGCTGGGTGATCTATATGCAGTATTCCTCTTATTCAGAGCTCTGCAGAGGACATGTCTGTACCATGCTCATT tgtgATCATTATCGCAGAGGTATTATTTCGGGGTCGGTGTGTAAATCTCTTTGCGAGGAGAAAACTTTGTCTCTTCAACGCTGTCTTTCAACATCACCAACGCACCAg ATATATAGTGCTGTGTGGAAGGAGAAAGCTGTATTGGTGAAGTGTGGGATTGAAGAGAGCATGAGAGGCGAAAACGGTCTTGACTCGCCATTGCGGCATGACAACAACCTCTATGACAAACCCACCCGTGGAACATCCATGGATGAATTCAGAGCAATGCTTCATTCCTTTCTCAAG GACAGTGTTGGTGAGCAATCATCTCTTAGCACTCTTGTAACTCGTGTGATTTCTCTGGCGGACGTCAACGGCGATGGTAAAGTTTCATTAGCGGAGGCGAAATCCGTGTGGGCTTTGCTTCAGATCaatgaatatgttttaatggtGGCACTGCAAGATAAAGAACATGCTCCCCGCTTGCTAGGCTTCTGCGGAGACCTTTACGTGACTGAACATGTAGCACACAGTGCCCTTTTCAGGCTGGAAGTGCCCAGTTGGCTGCAGCCAGTGTTTCCTGAGGCGCTGGGCACCGCTCTTAACCAGTGGCTCGCTCCTGCATGGCCCCGCAGGGCCCGAATCACCATCGGCCTACTAGAGTTTGTTGAAGAGGTATTCCATGGCGTATACGGAAGCTTCTACATATGTGACGCAAGCCCAAGACGGGTCGGCTACAATGCGAAATACGACTTCAAAATGGCAGACCTTCAAAGCATAGCATCGGAGGCAACCGTCAAAGGATTCCTTCGAGGGAGAACTTGCGAGGCAAACGTTGACTGCACTTACGGGCGAGATTGTACTGCAACGTGTGACCGTTTGGCAAGGCAGTGCAATGTGGAGGTGGTGCAGCCCAATTTGGCCAAGGTGTGTGCGCTCCTGCAAGACTTCCTGCTCTTCGGAGCGCCGTTGGACCTGAGGGAGGACCTAGAAAAACAGCTACGCACCTGTGTGACTCTTAGCGGACTTGCCTCACAGATGGAGGTGCATCATTCTCTTGTTTTGAACAACCTCAAAACACTACTGTGGAAGAAGATCTCAAATACCAAGTACTCTTGA